In Silene latifolia isolate original U9 population chromosome X, ASM4854445v1, whole genome shotgun sequence, the following proteins share a genomic window:
- the LOC141618866 gene encoding uncharacterized protein LOC141618866, with translation MAELEPKAIEVKQGEEVDVETLSKELEAYNSRNTDRIFVRTNTMNHSKKPVFPVERHFWHGNSHFTLTPLPVNGGDDHAIFGTPPEGVKFGVLYADGDDSLSRQFLAAVHIPFPVDSEGNNWKVYVEAGPIGPIDWNVVEVKLNMATSNKAVYDDPIFGGRVEADVRKGMNGYTFIKFWN, from the exons ATGGCAGAACTCGAACCAAAAGCAATCGAAGTGAAACAAGGAGAAGAAGTAGATGTCGAAACGCTGTCAAAAGAATTGGAAGCTTATAACAGCAGGAACACTGACAGAATTTTTGTAAGAACCAACACCATGAATCATTCCAAAAAACCGGTGTTTCCGGTAGAAAGACATTTTTGGCATGGTAATTCTCATTTTACACTTACACCACTTCCGGTTAATGGCGGAGACGACCACGCTATATTCGGAACACCACCTGAAGGAGTCAAGTTTGGTGTTTTGTATGCTGACGGCGATGACAGCCTTTCTCGTCAATTTCTTGCTGCTGTCCATATCCCATTTCCTGTAGATTCAGAGGGCAACAATTGGAAG GTTTACGTGGAAGCGGGTCCAATAGGTCCAATCGACTGGAACGTGGTAGAAGTGAAACTGAATATGGCAACATCGAATAAGGCTGTATATGACGACCCTATATTTGGAGGCAGAGTCGAAGCTGATGTTCGTAAAGGAATGAATGGTTACACCTTCATCAAATTCTGGAATTAG
- the LOC141618867 gene encoding uncharacterized protein LOC141618867, translated as MAELEPKAIEVKEGEEVDIETLSKELEAHNNRNSDRIFVRTNIGNRTKKPLFPVESHFWHGSTYAKLITLSAPGGYDYPQFGTPPEGLKYGILYADGDDSLSRQFLAAVHVPLPVNVDANNFKVYVEAGPIGPIDWNVVEVKLNMATSNKAVYDDPIFGGQVHAEVSKERNGYTFISFRN; from the exons ATGGCCGAACTCGAACCCAAAGCAATTGAAGTGAAAGAAGGAGAAGAAGTAGATATCGAAACGCTGTCAAAAGAATTGGAAGCTCATAACAACAGGAACAGTGACAGGATTTTCGTGAGAACCAACATCGGGAATCGTACCAAGAAACCGTTGTTTCCTGTAGAAAGTCATTTCTGGCATGGTAGTACTTATGCTAAACTTATAACACTTTCGGCACCGGGCGGATACGACTACCCTCAGTTCGGGACTCCGCCTGAAGGACTCAAGTATGGCATTTTGTATGCTGACGGCGATGACAGCCTTTCTCGTCAATTTCTTGCTGCTGTCCATGTCCCACTTCCTGTAAATGTAGACGCTAACAACTTCAAG GTTTACGTGGAAGCGGGACCGATAGGTCCAATCGACTGGAACGTGGTAGAAGTGAAACTGAATATGGCAACATCAAACAAGGCTGTCTACGACGACCCTATATTCGGAGGCCAAGTCCATGCTGAGGTTTCTAAAGAAAGGAATGGTTACACCTTCATCAGTTTCCGCAATTAG